One genomic region from Yamadazyma tenuis chromosome 4, complete sequence encodes:
- the CPY1 gene encoding carboxypeptidase C (MEROPS:MER0002010; COG:O; EggNog:ENOG503NWF4) — MRLSTAFAAANSLAALNALAIQNPFDTNMLQTPLSLMNNNRLLKLFGDNAGTDFFESMGNFLNEPVSKLTQSTKDLWAEMMADYPHAVTSMMNKIPGKKSIEHKFDFLVKSDKFKNHKLRGKATPKSLGIDDVKQYTGYLDIEDEDKHFFYWFFESRNDPKTDPVILWLNGGPGCSSMTGLFFELGPSSIGEDLKPIRNPHSWNNNASVIFLDQPVNVGYSYSSESVTDTTAAAVDVLAFLELFYAKFPEYQKLPFHIAGESYAGHYIPTMAKTILEAPEKNFELTSVLIGNGLTDPLVQYNYYQPMACGGGGYPSVLEPEECDSMEASIGRCTSLIAACYESSSAWACVPATIYCNNAQMGPYQKTGRNVYDIRTMCEGQLCYSQMDYIDQYLNLPEVKAAVGAEVEEFESCNFDINRNFLFTGDWMKPQFKEDVIEVLDSGLPVLIYAGDKDFICNWLGNQGWTDALEWKGADGFSVAPVQKWNNGKVHAGDVKNFDKFTFLRVFGGGHMVPFDQPENSLDMVNRWIAGDYTFGY; from the coding sequence ATGAGACTTAGCACTGCTTTCGCTGCCGCCAACTCGTTGGCTGCCCTCAATGCGTTGGCCATTCAAAACCCCTTCGACACAAACATGTTGCAGACACCCCTTagtttgatgaacaacaacCGATTACTCAAACTCTTTGGTGACAATGCCGGGACAGACTTTTTCGAGTCCATGGGTaactttttgaacgaaCCCGTTTCGAAATTGACTCAGAGCACCAAGGACTTGTGGGCTGAGATGATGGCTGACTACCCACACGCGGTGACGTCGATGATGAACAAGATTCCTGGAAAAAAGAGCATTGAGCACAAGTTTGACTTTCTTGTCAAGAGtgacaagttcaaaaatcACAAATTGAGAGGTAAGGCCACGCCCAAGTCCTTGGGAATTGACGATGTTAAGCAGTACACTGGGTACTTGgacattgaagatgaagacaagCACTTTTTCTACTGGTTTTTCGAGAGTAGAAACGACCCCAAGACCGACCCGGTTATCTTGTGGCTTAACGGAGGTCCTGGGTGTTCTTCCATGACTGGATTATTCTTCGAGTTAGGTCCTTCTTCCATTGgtgaagacttgaagccaATCAGAAACCCTCATTCCTGGAACAACAATGCCtcggtgattttcttggatcAGCCAGTGAACGTGGGATACTCCTACTCATCTGAGTCTGTTACGGATACCACCGCCGCTGCCGTGGACGTGTTGGCgtttttggagttgttCTACGCTAAGTTCCCCGAGTACCAGAAACTTCCTTTCCACATTGCGGGAGAATCTTACGCAGGTCACTACATTCCTACTATGGCCAAGACCATCTTGGAGGCTCCAGAAAAGAACTTTGAGTTGACGTCGGTGTTGATTGGAAACGGTTTGACCGATCCCTTGGTGCAATACAACTACTACCAGCCAATGGCCtgtggtggaggtggataCCCATCGGTGTTGGAGCCTGAAGAATGTGATTCAATGGAGGCAAGTATTGGAAGATGTACTTCGTTGATTGCCGCCTGCTACGAATCATCGTCTGCCTGGGCCTGTGTACCTGCTACCATCTACTGTAACAATGCTCAGATGGGACCATACCAGAAGACCGGAAGAAACGTCTACGACATCAGAACCATGTGCGAAGGTCAACTCTGCTACTCCCAAATGGACTACATTGACCAATACTTGAACTTGCCTGAGGTCAAGGCAGCTGTTGGGGCTGAGGTGGAAGAGTTTGAGAGTTGCAACTTTGACATCAACAGAAACTTTTTGTTTACTGGCGACTGGATGAAGCCTcaattcaaagaagatgttATCGAAGTGTTGGACTCGGGTTTGCCTGTATTGATCTACGCGGGAGACAAAGACTTTATCTGTAACTGGTTGGGAAACCAGGGTTGGACTGACGCTTTGGAATGGAAGGGAGCCGACGGCTTCTCGGTGGCTCCAGTCCAAAAATGGAACAACGGTAAGGTTCATGCTGGAGATGTCAAGAATTTTGACAAGTTTACCTTCTTGAGAGTGTTTGGAGGAGGTCACATGGTTCCTTTTGACCAGCCCGAAAACTCTTTGGACATGGTCAACCGATGGATTGCTGGTGACTATACCTTTGGTTACTAA
- a CDS encoding uncharacterized protein (EggNog:ENOG503P312; BUSCO:EOG09264O3B; COG:S) yields MSDEVINANPTIINVESLPTRLGAYESAQTAVKSKLLDTFTSLSLFQTENLSSPELTGESSDNWSDDDEPEEEIDAQEIFDLIGSISDPEHPLTLAQLAVVNFADIHVKNGPDKHKDLSEVLIKITPTITHCSLATLIGLGIRVRLERCLPPRFRIRILVKEGTHESENQVNKQLNDKERVAAACENEQLLTVISQMLGSCK; encoded by the coding sequence ATGTCAGACGAAGTCATTAACGCCAACCCCACGATAATCAACGTGGAGTCGCTTCCCACACGTCTTGGAGCGTACGAGCTGGCCCAAACCGCCGTCAAGTCAAAGCTCCTTGACACTTTCACATCACTTTCCCTTTTTCAGACGGAAAACCTATCATCACCTGAACTCACAGGAGAAAGCTCCGACAACTGGTCCGACGACGACGAAcccgaagaagaaatcgacGCACAGGAGATATTCGATCTCATTGGTTCCATATCTGACCCCGAACACCCGTTGACATTGGCTCAACTTGCGGTGGTCAACTTTGCGGATATCCATGTTAAAAATGGCCCAGACAAGCATAAAGACTTGTCGGAGGTGTTAATCAAGATCACTCCTACCATCACACACTGCTCTCTTGCCACGTTGATTGGCTTAGGAATACGAGTGCGTCTTGAACGATGTCTTCCACCCAGGTTTCGTATTCGTATCTTGGTGAAAGAAGGCACGCATGAGTCAGAAAACCAGGTGAACAAGCAGCTTAATGACAAGGAGCGTGTTGCAGCTGCATGTGAGAACGAGCAGCTTCTCACTGTCATTCTGCAAATGTTGGGCAGTTGCAAGTGA
- a CDS encoding uncharacterized protein (COG:S; EggNog:ENOG503Q3F4) yields MQNYSTSFLSISAPLLSSKDKHSRYSPFNTDSDLFPNGILSENWFLKYQQLKPFAFVQTMELPDVATRDDEIAAEMTELKSGFDAAGIKFVVILISKSTNSSEDEIRINRFRQLTNLTKATGLLYLNCVSKEYSSEVDVFVTSLVSNLKSSAVDFYKAIESKIRQRHKKYYSIPTSTHIDTTIELTPKFLETRNLIKQGIIDQFLYPHNLESCIHFLELGYQNLVEIVSENYFEFSKDHISSRDLTLYQELRNLIDVTAFQIVRAYLSIEDPITALKKHAAHISNVTSITRGRIESGQWIAVQYEWLAELLEMVPKSILTEANIRVYSKKHKNSKITRYAGGVRFHDDNVDVLLDPGLLYLKCSSYLTGVSETTQLDYLRIYKDSEELISKRKILLHKALQNVSIEGNAKYICFLLAGEYFSSGEWELSAEHFEKALGGWKSTDNLIKSKLIECYQELNAPHKSLELLLLLNNGTGNHEVDVSAIDGDIDVNCHLFDVDILFADEKRCSGVTEDVTVFDNIVCQLSLRPKVNIDAIKNHIKGKVVEILFKITDVEVNFQNEDSKELTGLSNIKVFHDSSIKDTVLQKPEDTKANLSFVSNHQKVLEVSQSVQKSGVYQLKTVKLKSVLEIKVDSKTLVIRNSESITPTRQPSYNWYFKKLDDSLIKVPVKISSSFRAHQIRVLPIRPNVVVTMRPPQINFITLGERVTLTFDVQFQNERKLNYNKISLSPRVKVTSNSDAGDLVLVDPKVNWDGLKDDEALVLQELDKTDAVTVKMNLAIHSTSLHAEEELKKSNNSYQAVLDLKTIVAEEGEQETNDTESSALAVYDTATYILPIVNVPFNCRVSIAPRFRDTKDGVNDMPNPFIMHGSNHLSMPIVTRLWQAKLMLNEPSEDIEATNIEFQVKSQNSEILVDLLPKVGNVSKTQTFATRSKNGVSHRNVMMVVSAKIDWRRKGSDQSNVFSTDEWEIVLPLSDPRMLLKVEKLKNEEKTVKLKYIIENPTPRIFIFSSKLVDDNERFIWNFDDERNMYPLVQTKFPVLPFNRFQLEYYGQFNSSESVIQMPQLKVFDIQYKVSLPALPVADDVITRDGLLMWRRQ; encoded by the exons ATGCAAAACTATAGCACACTGTTTCTCAGTATCCTGGCCCCATTG CTTTCTC TGAAAGATAAACACTCCCGTTATTCCCCTTTCAACACCGACTCCGACCTTTTCCCCAACGGAATACTCTCTGAGAACTGGTTTCTCAAGTACCAACAGTTGAAACCATTTGCATTTGTTCAGACAATGGAACTCCCCGATGTAGCCACCAGAGATGATGAAATAGCTGCTGAAATGACCGAGTTGAAAAGCGGATTTGATGCTGCCGGTATAAAGTTTGTGGTTATTCTAATATCCAAGTCAACCAATTCACTGGAGGATGAGATTAGAATCAATCGATTCCGACAGCTTACAAACTTGACAAAGGCAACGGGTCTTCTTTACTTGAATTGTGTACTGAAGGAATACTCCAGTGAAGTGGATGTTTTTGTAACAAGTCTAGTTTCGAATTTGAAGTCATCTGCGGTTGACTTCTACAAAGCCATTGAATCAAAAATTAGGCAACGACACAAGAAGTACTACTCGATCCCCACATCCACCCACATCGACACGACCATTGAGTTGACTCCCAAGTTCTTAGAAACCCGGAATCTCATCAAACAGGGGATAATCGACCAGTTCTTGTATCCACATAATCTTGAAAGCTGTATACATTTCTTAGAGTTGGGCTACCAAAACTTGGTTGAAATTGTGCTGGAGAACTACTTTGAGTTTTCGAAGGACCACATCTCATCGCGTGACTTGACCCTTTATCAGGAGCTCCGGAATCTTATTGACGTTACAGCTTTTCAAATCGTGAGGGCTTATTTGTCAATTGAAGATCCGATTACAGCATTGAAAAAGCACGCTGCCCATATTTCAAATGTCACATCGATTACAAGGGGGAGAATAGAATCAGGACAGTGGATTGCTGTTCAGTATGAATGGTTAGCtgagttgttggagatggtaCCCAAATCTATTCTTACCGAAGCCAACATCAGAGTCTACAGTAAGAAGCACAAGAACAGCAAGATCACTAGGTATGCCGGAGGGGTTCGTTTCCACGATGATAACGTAGATGTGCTTCTTGACCCCGGCTTGCTCTATTTAAAATGCTCATCTTACTTAACTGGTGTTTCTGAGACTACCCAGCTTGACTATTTGCGTATCTACAAAGATTCTGAAGAGCTCATTCTGAAAAGGAAGATATTGCTACATAAAGCTTTACAGAACGTAAGTATTGAAGGAAATGCCAAGTACATATGCTTCTTATTGGCTGGAGAATACTTTTCTTCTGGTGAATGGGAATTGTCTGCTGAACACTTTGAAAAGGCTTTAGGAGGTTGGAAGTCTACCGACAATTTGATAAAATCCAAATTGATAGAATGTTATCAGGAGTTGAATGCCCCTCATAAGTCATTGGAGTTACTTCTATTGTTGAACAATGGTACTGGTAATCACGAAGTTGATGTAAGTGCGATTGATGGAGATATCGATGTAAATTGTCATCTCTTTGACGTCGATATTTTGTTCGCCGATGAGAAAAGGTGTTCGGGTGTGACTGAAGATGTTACTGTATTTGACAATATTGTGTGCCAGCTTTCACTTCGCCCTAAGGTCAATATTGACGCAATTAAGAATCACATAAAAGGAAAAGTGGTTGAaatattgttcaaaataacCGATGTAGAAGTGAATTTTCAAAACGAAGATAGCAAAGAACTCACAGGCTTATCAAATATAAAGGTATTCCATGATTCAAGCATTAAAGATACTGTTTTGCAGAAACCTGAAGACACTAAAGCAAACTTGAGTTTTGTGTCAAACCACCAGAAGGTTTTGGAGGTTTCACAGCTGGTGCAGAAGTCCGGAGTATACCAATTAAAGACTGTCAAACTAAAATCAGTAttggaaatcaaagttGATAGTAAAACATTGGTTATTAGAAACAGTGAATCAATTACTCCCACGAGGCAGCCACTGTATAACTGgtacttcaagaagcttgacgattctttgatcaaagtcCCCGTCAAAATCTCCTCTTCCTTTAGGGCTCATCAGATTCGAGTCCTTCCTATCAGACCCAATGTGGTTGTAACAATGAGACCTCCCCagatcaacttcatcacTCTAGGAGAACGAGTCACGTTGACTTTCGATGTACAGTTTCAAAATGAAAGGAAACTCAACTACAATAAGATTTCCCTATCTCCTCGAGTGAAAGTCACTAGCAATTCTGACGCAGGCGACTTGGTCCTCGTTGACCCAAAAGTTAACTGGGATGGCTTGAAAGATGATGAGGCATTAGTGCTTCAGGAATTGGATAAAACAGATGCAGTCACAGTGAAAATGAACCTTGCGATACACAGTACTTCCTTACAcgctgaagaagaacttaAGAAATCCAACAACTCCTACCAAGCTGTACTTGATTTGAAGACGATAGTAGCGGAAGAAGGTGAACAAGAGACAAATGATACAGAGTCCAGTGCACTAGCTGTCTACGACACTGCAACGTATATTCTCCCCATCGTCAACGTACCCTTTAACTGCCGAGTATCAATTGCTCCACGGTTCAGAGACACTAAAGACGGTGTGAATGACATGCCCAACCCGTTCATAATGCACGGTAGCAACCACTTGTCGATGCCCATTGTGACCCGGTTGTGGCAGGCCAAGCTCATGTTGAATGAACCGAGCGAGGATATCGAGGCCACGAATATCGAGTTCCAAGTCAAGTCTCAAAATTCAGAGATTTTGGTAGACTTGTTGccaaaagttggaaatgTCTCGAAAACTCAAACGTTTGCAACCAGAAGCAAAAATGGAGTTTCCCACCGTAATGTCATGATGGTAGTATCAGCGAAGATTGACTGGAGACGTAAGGGCTCCGACCAGCTGAATGTATTCTCAACGGACGAGTGGGAGATTGTGTTGCCATTGTCAGATCCTCGTATGCTCTTGAAAGTTGAGAAACTAAAGAACGAGGAAAAGACTGTGAAACTTAAATACATTATTGAAAACCCAACGCCACGgatcttcattttcagcAGCAAGTTGGTGGACGATAACGAGAGGTTCATCTGgaactttgatgatgagagAAACATGTACCCACTAGTACAAACCAAGTTTCCGGTTTTACCATTCAACCGATTCCAACTCGAGTACTACGGACAGTTTAACAGCAGCGAGAGTGTGATACAAATGCCgcagttgaaggtgtttgaCATCCAGTACAAAGTAAGCTTACCTGCGTTACCGGTGGCTGACGATGTGATCACTCGTGATGGGTTGTTAATGTGGAGACGGCAATAG
- the FPR1 gene encoding FK506 binding protein proline rotamase rapamycin-binding protein (EggNog:ENOG503P4BA; COG:O): protein MILSAVCKPVFRTTFASSSRLFTSTAFRMSAPQTTQIEFLQEGDGKTFPKQGDLVTIHYTGTLENGKKFDSSRDKGKPFQCTIGVGQVIVGWDTAIPKLSVGSRAKLTIPGHEAYGPRGFPGLIPPNATLLFDVELLNVN, encoded by the coding sequence atgattcttAGTGCCGTTTGTAAACCCGTATTCAGAACCACCTTTGCCTCATCAAGTCGATTGTTTACCTCAACTGCCTTTAGAATGTCTGCTCCTCAAACTACCCAGATCGAATTCCTCCAAGAAGGAGATGGAAAGACCTTTCCAAAACAAGGTGATCTCGTTACCATCCACTACACTGGTACTTTGGAAAACGGTAAGAAGTTCGACTCTTCCAGAGATAAGGGCAAGCCTTTCCAGTGCACCATTGGCGTTGGCCAGGTGATTGTCGGTTGGGACACTGCCATCCCCAAGTTGTCGGTTGGTTCTAGAGCCAAATTGACTATTCCAGGTCATGAGGCCTACGGACCAAGAGGATTCCCAGGTTTGATTCCACCTAACGCCACCTTGCTCTTCGACGTCGAGTTGTTGAATGTTAACTAG
- a CDS encoding uncharacterized protein (COG:S; EggNog:ENOG503NUC3): MGNCDVAIEIDRATSGGTFTNYDVLTGSVKLTVTGSISLNYIQVKLEGISKTELSIPREVLRRDKRDRREKRDKILQDAHRVLYDTLIVFPPENIRQVSKAKEFTLTPGTYTYPFTFKLPLNNSCIKLSGITNKVSFNMKKLDLKINNGNFNSNMVKNMAVSYLQGQQMPSTSAPPPTQQAYHVTAQLPPSLSGLGEFASIKYFVKVTCKRSSFLKVNLRAFDPFIFLPLDLDSHNLPLIHSEDYEEYREAFVRKDVVFKNRIPEIIGVKMPSGKVSMSSNDKLLPQAPLVVPRKSFLQKLFEPPAPPPNPRRNSAASGSTSPRPQVNTQDVPFAFEIRFRHPAFLIPTKLPSFKLYLVSNVRPSVYSLSEFGRPEESNGLGVVYLQRLVMDLTSTTTISVLESDGVLNEIHKSRHDDVINICNNTYQNLKLDLMNCKRSKNSSSTTASNNLANNVYELEIPKKYFANCVLPDYLSPSFRTCNIQRKYRLTVVGGFSSEKIADFNNSAELTRKLSYVDLQINDIKVLGGLTMTRSLSEGASTSTIPTINKPLPDEKTANGADSHLVPPPKLPNRPDGLPVGGASSAESSQDSLPLPTYEDVMKESTYQNPSDHQRARRRYQQHEHYYNNLE, from the coding sequence ATGGGGAACTGTGATGTTGCAATAGAAATCGACCGGGCTACCTCGGGTGGAACATTCACAAACTATGACGTTCTCACGGGTTCCGTCAAACTTACCGTCACCGGATCCATTTCGCTCAATTATATCCAGGTGAAACTAGAAGGTATTTCCAAAACAGAGCTATCAATTCCCCGAGAGGTCCTTCGAAGAGACAAGCGAGATAGGCGAGAAAAGCGCGATAAGATTCTCCAGGATGCTCACCGGGTGCTTTACGATACACTTATAGTGTTCCCGCCAGAGAACATCCGGCAGGTGTCCAAGGCCAAAGAATTCACCTTAACTCCAGGCACATATACGTACCCGTTCACGTTTAAGTTACCGCTTAACAACTCATGCATCAAGTTGCTGggcatcaccaacaaagtGCTGTTCAacatgaagaagttggatcTCAAGATCAACAATGGTAatttcaactccaacatGGTGAAGAACATGGCGGTTCTGTATCTCCAAGGACAACAGATGCCTTCAACATCGGCACCGCCACCGACCCAGCAGGCTTACCATGTGACGGCGCAGCTTCCACCGCTGCTCAGTGGTCTCGGTGAATTTGCATCTATTAAGTACTTTGTCAAGGTAACCTGCAAGCGGTCGTCGTTTCTTAAGGTGAACCTCCGGGCCTTCGACCCGTTTATTTTTCTTCCATTGGATTTGGATAGCCACAACTTGCCGTTAATCCACAGTGAAGACTACGAAGAGTATAGAGAGGCATTTGTGCGTAAAGATGTGGTATTCAAAAACCGCATTCCTGAGATCATAGGGGTCAAGATGCCTCTGGGGAAAGTTCTGATGTCTTCCAACGACAAGCTACTTCCACAGGCACCGTTGGTGGTGCCTAGAAAGAGCTTTCTCCAGAAACTATTTGAACCACCCGCACCTCCGCCCAATCCGAGACGAAACCTGGCTGCTCTGGGAAGCACGAGTCCTCGGCCACAGGTGAACACCCAAGACGTGCCGTTTGCATTTGAAATCCGCTTCAGGCACCCGGCCTTCTTGATTCCGACGAAACTCCCGTCGTTTAAACTCTATTTGGTGTCTAACGTGCGACCTTCGGTATACTCACTCTCAGAGTTTGGACGGCCCGAGGAGAGTAACGGACTTGGAGTGGTCTATTTACAACGTCTTGTGATGGATTTGACatctaccaccaccatttCCGTTCTTGAAAGCGACGGggtgttgaatgaaattCACAAATCCCGTCATGACGATGTCATCAACATTTGCAATAACACCTACCAGAATTTGAAGCTTGACCTCATGAACTGCAAACGTCTGAAAAACTCGTCCTCCACCACTGCCAGCAACAATCTTGCCAACAATGTCTACGAGTTGGAGATCCCCAAGAAGTACTTCGCCAACTGTGTGTTGCCTGACTACTTGTCACCATCTTTCAGAACTTGCAACATCCAACGGAAATACAGGTTGACGGTTGTAGGGGGATTTTCAAGCGAAAAAATTGCagacttcaacaacctgGCCGAGCTCACTCGAAAACTACTGTATGTGGACCTACAAATCAACGATATTAAGGTGCTTGGAGGATTGACCATGACTAGAAGCCTTCTGGAAGGTGcatcaacatccacaatCCCCACCATAAATAAGCCATTGCCGGATGAAAAGACCGCTAATGGTGCTGACTCCCACCTAGTGCCGCCACCAAAGCTCCCGAACAGACCCGATGGCCTACCTGTTGGTGGTGCCTCTTCTGCTGAATCCAGTCAAGATAGTCTTCCTCTTCCCACCTATGAAGATGTCATGAAAGAAAGCACGTACCAGAACCCGTCCGACCATCAACGGGCCCGCAGACGGTACCAGCAGCACGAGCACTACTATAATAACCTCGAGTAG